tacgatattgTCGCAATATTcaacccagttaatatcaaaattaaacgtagagatgaaaaatcaggTGGCTtgatatgttcatcagaagatattgatcattcagaggacaaattgagtcaaaactatttgcttcaaaatatcctatttattatttattattagtgtttttgcagattttcactgaaaaacagaaaatgcagtgttacacactgttatcataaaataaagtgcaacaagtttcttttcactgaatctactgtgtagaagtctaaaagtaaccatgacaacataatgacggcattgtaacaactgtaagtgagaacattaaggataaatcaccctgagctactgacaatgcacaaaaacaagaaaaaataatttctcctattgtatcagtttaaagaCTGATCTGAACACATCAAAagcaccactgaaatattgcacaaatacacacaaatattgattaaattcccccccaaaaaaatgatCGTTAAAttaaaatcgatttttttcacaTCTTCAATAATTGCGCGAATatcgccaaatcaatttttttcttactcCTTTTCCAATCTCAATTAGACTTCCTCATAATGAGTCATTCATAAGGCCATatcaaagatttttttaaataaccatcGCTCATGCATAACATTCTTCTTACCGTCTATTATCCATATTTTCCATACATTCATGGATCAATATATATTCAATCATTTTATATTGACttatttgtgcaaaaataaGTAGCAGAATTCACGTTTTCCCCCATTTGAAATGCCCCCAGAGCTGACCAGACACTCAAggttcagacaaaaaaaaaaaattccacaccAGATAGTTTTTTATATAAATTGAATTAGAAAGGTCGTACCCAAAGCACGTCCAGAGTTTAGTGAAATACGCATCTTTTTTCCCaactgcatatttttctgtcaaaagTTACATCATAATCGCGAGCACATCATCTGCTTTGTATCGTATACCAAGTGTTTCATCCCACCCCTAGAGATAggtttacattaaaaacataaaatgtatttcaccTAAGGAACTGGATCTCTAGTAAAACACCGTACATAGGAGGGCAAAGGCAACAATAGCAGCCAGTAATTAGCATTACTTTATTAAAACATCAGGTTTAACATAAGCAGAGACCCATTGTTGGCATTAGATGAGTGGATGGAGAACATTAATGTTAATTTTCAGCCAGCGTTACAGGATCCctctttacatgataaaaataGGCCTTCCCTACACCCTTTGTCTTTGTGTACGTTGACTGTAGAAAATTGGCATTCAGAATTATGAAATCACAACAGACaatgtgatgttattttataCAGTTTTATTACTAGCAAAAGATTGTTTTCACTCCTGCATCTTCTCAATAGTCTCCTCCTTGTATTTGCCCTTCTCCTTTCCATCGGAGCGAGACTTGGCCTTGCGCTCCAAGATCTTCTTGCGGTCCTTGTCAAGCTTTAGCCTGGTGATAACCACCTACAGACACAtgcaaaggaggaaaaaatgattAGTGAACTCAGATAAATGTAGGAGGTAAGAAAGAAACGGCAAATAATCTTTAACTATCAATATCCAGGTCCTGCATGTTAACTCAACCTTCTTATAGTGATTGTATCAGTGTCACATTATTGTTAGTTATATCATGATAAAAGAAAAAGGACACAGAACCCAGTTTAAGTAATTCAAAAGATGTCATGTTTTAAGGTTTGTGACTTGAGGTGAGCTGTATTATTCCTGgtaaatttaatttgactttcaTCAACCAGTTCAGTTCAACAGTGATAAAGACCAGTTCCCAGGGAGAGCTGGACAAATTTAGTCCAGTAtttggaaacttaaaaatagagagaaatttaaaaaaccaaaaaaaaaaaatgcttttggaGGGAACGGTTTTAAAGTAAATTagggaaggaaaaaaataaaaaataaataaagacccCATACTGCTGATTCATGTACATGCATCTTTTGGGGACGTGTAGGGACCAGTGATTCAGGTGATGTTACATTGAAACGACCAGAACCAGTTCACACGCAAATGTTGAAATTCCAATAAACTTGAGTTAAGATCTTTGCCCAATCCTGACAGATTGACTTTAGTGgtaatttctatcattttacTTTGGCGTGGGCACTGCTGCACAGTAAATGAGCAGATTTTGATCAGTATGAGAAAGATGGACAATAAGGAGGTGTCGAGCTGTAACGGATTCAGGTTCAGAAAAAACTGGCTTCAGGCTGAATTCTTTAGGTCTCGGGCTGCGTCGAGTTAACATTTTTAAGGCCCGATTACAGCTTTATAGTAAATCAATCAGTCAGTGGAGCTGGAATTGTGAGAAAATATAAACTCAAAAACCAGTTTGGATACAATTGGCTAAATGATTCACTGATTAGATATTTTATAGCCTTATTGTTCCAGGCAAACATAcagaataaaacacattaacagtactttgtttggttttttcaaTTGTTCAATATTAACCTTCAGCTTGTTGTTCATATTTCAGGTACTGTATTTTTCATCCATGAAATCAAATCACTGTTTAAGATTAGATTATTGAACTAGTTTTACACCTGTGAGAGGAAACATTTCCCATAAGCGCACATAAACAGCTTTATTTACACTGCTCTGATATAGTTATATGTAATGTCTAAAGTTGTGATAGATAATGACTGGTCAACAACCTGTGGACAGGTGCTGTAAAGTAGCATGTGCTAAAACTCTCTAAACAATACATCTATCTGGGTTACCAATGTAAATGTGATGTCAATATCAAATAAagggaatcaataaaaaactttttcatTCAATCAGTAACATTATTTAAAACTAACCCAAATGTGCTACTATGCACATCATTAGAATCATTGTACAACACTGCAACCCAGCTTAATTCTACTCAGGTGATGAGGAAtagagtttgaaaaaaaaaaaaaaaaaaaaaaaagcgtatACTTGTGCTATGCAAGTGTTGTGTTCTTTAAAACTAAAGTTGGTAACTTGAGAAAAAGATACAATAATAGCTTTAACATGACGTTATTTGTGAAAACAGGTATTTCCTGTTCATTTTGGTTGttcagcaaaaaaagaaaagattactGATTAAAGTGTTCCAGAGTGGAAAGCTTTTCAGACCCTCCAGGATTTTGCGATCACAACTATTAATACAAAATCAAGCAAACTCCGCAAAATCGGTGCGGCACAACTTTCCTccaaagctgaaaaaaaaaaaaaaaaacataaatatgcgGCTGCTTATcgttatttttgacattttagcaCTTATAGTTGCTATGGAAATAGAGAATGTACTATGCTCCATAAACATATATACGTAGATGCCGCATTGACTGCTGCTGCCCACTAGAGTAGTGCGTCTACATATCTTATGTCTATGCTTTGTGCTGCTTACAAGGAACCTATGAAGAAGAAAATGCCTACGTCACATCCTGTTTTTAACCAGTGGAGAAAGCATTCAATGGAGTGATGTGTGATTGAAATACTCACATTtgccaacaaaaataacagttaAGGACCGTGCAAAACAGTACTTAACGTTGCTTCATAAGAATGGAGGTTaacttttttgttcaaaatgcaaTGTTATCATTGAGCACAAGTCGTCTATGAACAAGCATTTTGCTTCTGCAAAGCACGTCAAGAGAATGCAAGCCAGTGCCCAACCCCATGTGGGAGAATAAACGGGAAACACACAATATCAATACATACAGTACGTTTGTTAatgctttgtattttattttttgttatgccTAAAAAAATATGTCTTCATGACAGGCTCATGTTATGCACTTTAAGATTCCTTAAGTTCAATATTAATTACTGACTTGCACTTCTgattattttgattaaaaactgttgcaccTTTTGCATTCAGGGTATGCTCAGTAtataagccaaaaaaaaagtgcatgttTTGCAAAATTGTGTTGGTGTTTGCTTTCTAAcaataaagtgtattttttcAAGAACAAGTCTggtcaatatgtatttataattggtaGAAACAATTAACTTAATTGTGAGTAAAGGATGTTTTAGGGCTGAAGAAATAATGCAACTTCTGGAAAAACAGCTGCAAAATCAGGCATTTCAGCCcacaacaatcacaaaaaattcCCGCAAAATCCTGGAGAGGCTGGCTTTTATATCCTACAGTaatatgtaaatattgtgaaaagGCCCATGCATGACTTTCACTGCAAGTGCACTAATATCAAATACAATATCATGTTTACTGCCGACTTTGAAATGTTGGGCTTTAAAAGACCagataaaattaatattttgacAACATAACATTGGGTCACAATGTACATCAATGTATCTGTAGCGTGTAAATAACTTTTCTCTCTGACAAAATGAATCAACCAAAAGGCCCGACAGAAACACTCACTATTCCAGATTCACAAGCAGAGCTTTGTCAGTAGTGGCTGATACAATACCGATTATTAGTAATCAAGGAAACCAATAACTTGGCCTGGCCAATATATCGAGGGTCAAGATGCatcaaaatgtatgttttggcaaaatagaaaattacaatattgcctagattgaacaatacattttaatgtaatagcTTATAGTGTATTAAAGTACTATTTTTAGTTATCGCTACTTctcaaaacagcatgaaaagcagttaGATGCAttgctgagtgtgtcctaacaaAGATCTTCCTCTacacaagccacactacagaactcactcacacatgctgtaccttaagagaaaaagactaaaatagTACATATTGTGCAggtgtttgtaaataaatgtgtctgtagcATTGTTGCATCACcggaattgtctttctggtatgACTTTATTGAGGGTATTGAGATAAAACGAAATGGATTTTATATCATATCGCCATAAATCTAGATATTAATTTTGGTCcacatcgcccagccctacagtacacacacacacacacacacacacacacacacacacacagttgtctGCTAAAGTTTGGCAGCGCGCCACAATTTACAattctacaatttcatttagcagaagCTTTTAAGCAAAGCAACACACAACACGAGCAGTTTGGGtgaaagggatcctccactgtttttacacatgtggcttaaaatcattgaaatgtccttattagaagatctatgtttaacaaaatgcattattttgcaccatattcagttcactaacttttaaaaatgagactacttcattgttttaaaacctgtattccaccatcttgaaattacGTGATTCAGAAGTACTGGAGCGACTGTAACAGGCAGCATGCACACCAAgacatttagcagctttttcagtcaaaacaacaattttttctgcttttggttgctctaaacaATCAGGAAAAAGTTAATGAtatcgatgtaaacctctttggtAACCAAAAAAAGATCATTTGTGTAAATTTTATGACAATTTTGAGGGACAAAAGTAGTATCAACTCCAAATACCAGCTAAAGAAAattggcagtccgtatcggttgataaggctgatgggaaaaaaaaaaatgttatcgcatcggccctaaaaaaaaaaaatctctatcGGTCTATCCCTACTGCACAGATTCCAGGAAATTCAAACCCCAGGTTCACCTAAAGTGATAAAGTTGGTCCACACTTGCGTTTCTTTTGTAATAAAACCTCCATGTCACGCTGTGGACTCCAGTCTCACCTTGCTGGGATGGATGCCGACATGTACTGTGGTTCCGTTGGCCTTCTCTCTCTGCACACGCTCGATGTAGATGACATACTTCTTCCTGTACACCTGGACAACTTTGCCAATCTGTTGGCCTTTGTAATGTCCACGAACCACCTGTTTAGGATCGCACAAGCAAATACAACAATTACCAACAAATGGAACCCGACCAAATCATTTTAGACCACTTTTGGAATGGCTTGACTAATGTACCTGGACTTCGTCATCTTTGCGGATGGGCATGGACCTCACGTTGTACTTCTGGCGAAGCTCCTTGGACAGGGGGGAGGACATGATCTTCCTCCTGATGTGTGAGGGGGCATTGAAGTGCCTTTTGCGGTTCTTACGGCGAGAGGACGTGACGAAAGGATTGAGCTTCATGATGCTGTTGAATATCACGAAACACAAGATTTAACTACGATTTTACACACTAACTAACAACAATTAATGTCTACAATTATTAGACAGCAGCTCTAATACGTTTTTGAAACTACAGTTGAGACGTGATGACGCCGTGTCCCCGAtatgctaacccaaacatgcTAACACACCGTAACGCTGGTTACCtgaaaataacattgttttccAATACTTTAAACCACAATTGCCCAGGGAAACATGTGCCCATGCCGACCAACTCGGCGTAAGAACTGTTAAATTCAAACAATCAGCAATAGCTTAATAGTCTATAACAAGCACGCTGATAGTAGCGGAGCAGCAGCACTCCATACATATCGTCATTTATTTAGTCATCCATACCGTGTAGGTGAGCAATATTTGCCGTTTTACAACAGGACAAGTGATGGCTTTAAACTTCCACGTGTATATGCAGACACCAATGTGTAAAACGAGGGATGGATGTGGATGTTTTTGGGTAAATACTCCTAGGGTATCTTACCCTGCCGCTTGGTCCTCTATGGCCGGCGGAAAAGAGGCTGAGGAACTACTTCCGGCGACATTAGTTCACACTGAAGTCTCGCGAGAGTTCCCGAGAACCAGCGATACAAGGATACAAGTACCTTATCATGATACGTTTGATTCCTGTTTTTAAAACGTATTTCTCCTGAAGCGACTGACAAATCAAATTAATTtgttaacagttttttttttagcatatttGATGGAAGAAGTACATTGATTTGTGTTATTTGTAATAATCAAACGTCATCATTAAAGCATCATTGCTGCCTTTACTTGTGATTTCTgcacagtttgcatgttctcccataTACCTGGTTTATGTCAGGGTATCATTATAGATGTGGAcatatgtgtttgtgtacatgtatgtatgtacttgtATAATgtacttgtatatatatatgtatgtgtgtgtatatatggaTATATTTAAACTGTGCATAACCATTTCaccttttataacatttatacTACAAGTTAATTGTAAATTTGgttctacatacagtataaatagTGAAAccgtatttttattttgttttgttttgcacatcacaaatgttgctattaaatttaaatatatattattttcacacttgctttggcaatgtaaactTGCTTCTCATatcaataaagctgttttgaattgaactgaattctaaagatagatagatagatagatagatagatagatagatagtgagACCATAAACCCTATAGTCttactacatttaaatatatataaataggtAGTCTGCCCATGAATGTATGCGTATATAcatatgtgtttgtgtacatgtatgtatatatgtatgtacttgTATAACCGGACGCACAGGTGTGtgtatatagatatatgtaaaattctgtacataacctttatatatatatatataaagaaaccctattttttattttattttgttctaatttattgttttccatgtaggttttaaaaaatatatttattattttatgtgtacTGTACATCGTTCTAGATAGACAAACAGACGGACCAATTAGCAATGctgattgtaatattttttttatttgatttaaaaaaaaaaaaatcaaaaagacaATATCTGTGGACAACATTTTttgttaatctttttttttttttttttttctgaggtcgTTTAAAACATTTACCACAAGGTGACGCCAAATACAACTTTTAGGCTAGAAAACCATCCCTGTCAGCACACAACTTTTCTCCATGATTCATCAAGATTAAGTTGCGCTGGTTCTCTGTCCTACACACATTTAATTGATCCCTAAACAtttcaatcatacacagtaaaTAACTAACACAGGACAATACGATATGTTTGAACTGTTAACAGGGCACTTTGACGATAACAATCGAGTGCACACATTATATGACCTTTATTTGCGAAATTAGCGACGCTGCAATAAAttgaatatataaaaacaccTTGTTTTAAAGCACGTGATGAAAACATAACCTGCGGCAGCTTCTCTTTAATTATCTGTAACTGACCtgcagataaacacacacacacacacacacacgcacacactgaccTCCCCCTGTAGGACAGGAACGACCCCCTGTCCTGCTCACACACAGCGGACTAAAACACTGAGCTAATGTCGTGTCGTCGTTGAACCGGACTACGTGATAAAGTGATGCTGtcataaccccccccccccccacccacacccccacccacccctcTTTTACCGCGGACACGGAGCCTCTCTCCCCGCCCGCACCTCCGCTGGACCCGCTGTGGCTGTCGCGGCGTCAGTGCGGATGTGGAGCCCGCAACGCGAAGCTGTTCAGCCGTTGGCAAGCACCGGAGAAGATGAAATGTTTTTCCCGTTATCTGCCGTACCTCTTCCGCCCTCCGAGCACTATCCTGTCCTCCACTTGCCACACAGAAGGTAGGGTAGGGTAAGGGTAAGGGTAGGGTGGTACCCCGAGGGGCTCTCACGGGACTGCTTACTTTGAATGTGAAGGCTGTTTCTCTAAAAGCTCCACTAATGGGCTGCGTCTGTTTTCTACACAAGCAGAAGTTTTACTGGTTTTTGGCGGTGGTAGACACGAGACAGTATATCCTACATTATTCATTAAGAAGTGACACATTCATctgagttatttatttatttatttatttacagagcagacgtaaacattttttttttttttttttttaaagcttatcTATATCACTAAAGGTTTTATGACGTCATACACACGCATGACGTTTAGAAACACCTCACCAGTAATTCATAGGGTTTAAACTTTACAGTCATATGGAGGTGACTCAAAACTATGCAGATCAAACACCCACCTTCGCCACAAAGTTGGGAGCATGAtataatccaaaaaaaaaaaaaaaaaaaaaaaaaaaaaaaaaatatatatatatatatatatatatatatatatatatatatatatatatatatatacatatatatatatatatccatccaCTTACTACTAACGTAGTTAGTGTTTCTGATGTGGATTTGGAATGATTGATGATGTACtgctcaactttttttttacatttttttatcgGCTTTACAAATGTTAGAATGTGTTTTAGTTTGGTACTATTAATGTAAGGCCTCTGATTTTTCATGATTGTGGAAAACTGAAGGAAAATAtagaattcacttcctgaagcATAAATtggaaatattattattattattttaaaatattttgttatgTATAGTGGCAATTTTGACACTGAATATCCCTCCACTTCCTAATAACGTTTTACTTGGCACAACATAGTCAGGGACTGTGATGTAAATGTGAGGactaaatgtaaacaaaagcaGAATGATTAAAACTTAGACTAAAGACATCaaacttttttgtttaaaaaaaaaaaaaaaaaaacctgaaaaggctcataaaaaaattaaaataacaacaagTAAGGGTGTCCTGTTCCAAATATTGATATCTAATATTGGTTCGATATca
The genomic region above belongs to Gouania willdenowi chromosome 10, fGouWil2.1, whole genome shotgun sequence and contains:
- the rpl26 gene encoding 60S ribosomal protein L26: MKLNPFVTSSRRKNRKRHFNAPSHIRRKIMSSPLSKELRQKYNVRSMPIRKDDEVQVVRGHYKGQQIGKVVQVYRKKYVIYIERVQREKANGTTVHVGIHPSKVVITRLKLDKDRKKILERKAKSRSDGKEKGKYKEETIEKMQE